From the Wolbachia endosymbiont (group B) of Protocalliphora azurea genome, one window contains:
- a CDS encoding IS256 family transposase: MSQANRTTGLVDYKELETNILSSIREGRPLTGRDGALTPFIKRLLEASLEGEIESHMSAKSEENNRRNGRNAKTLRTSSGSFELLTPRDREGSFEPQIVKKRQTSLHPELEAKVLSTYASGMGYRDIASHVEEIYDHKISAAEISNITDKLLPIINEWRSRPLQSVYPIVFMDGMFFKVKEDGHCVSKCMYNILGINQNGRKEVLGFYLAESEGANFWLGVLNDLKERGVEDILIACVDGLKSFPAAINSVFPSAEVQLCIVHQIRNSLKYVSSKDVKVFMNDLKKIYRASSKEIAENYLLELEEKWGEKYPLVIKSWQNNWENLSSYFKYSGPVRKLIYTTNPIEGLHRQIRKFTKTKGSFTSTNALYKQVYCAIKKVEQRWIMALPNWALTMSQLDIFFPDRLKIELN, encoded by the coding sequence ATGAGTCAAGCAAATAGAACTACTGGTTTGGTAGATTATAAAGAATTAGAAACAAATATCCTGTCATCTATACGAGAAGGAAGACCATTGACAGGAAGAGATGGAGCATTAACACCGTTTATAAAAAGGCTGCTAGAGGCAAGTCTGGAAGGTGAAATAGAAAGCCACATGTCAGCTAAAAGTGAAGAAAATAACCGAAGAAATGGAAGGAATGCAAAAACTTTACGTACAAGTTCAGGCTCATTTGAACTATTAACACCAAGAGACAGAGAAGGAAGCTTTGAACCGCAAATAGTCAAAAAAAGGCAAACAAGCCTACATCCAGAACTTGAAGCAAAGGTCTTAAGTACATACGCCAGTGGCATGGGATACAGAGACATAGCTTCACACGTTGAGGAAATATATGACCATAAAATATCAGCAGCAGAGATATCCAATATTACTGATAAACTGCTACCAATAATCAATGAATGGCGCAGCCGTCCATTGCAATCAGTGTATCCAATAGTGTTCATGGATGGCATGTTTTTTAAGGTCAAGGAGGACGGACATTGCGTAAGTAAATGCATGTATAATATATTGGGTATAAATCAAAATGGCAGAAAAGAAGTATTAGGTTTTTATCTGGCTGAAAGTGAGGGAGCTAACTTCTGGTTGGGAGTTTTAAATGACCTCAAAGAAAGAGGAGTAGAAGATATTCTGATTGCATGTGTAGATGGGCTAAAAAGCTTTCCTGCAGCCATCAACAGTGTATTTCCCAGTGCAGAAGTGCAGCTATGTATAGTACACCAAATAAGAAATTCTCTGAAATATGTATCCAGTAAAGATGTAAAAGTTTTCATGAATGATCTGAAAAAAATATATCGTGCTTCAAGTAAAGAAATTGCTGAGAATTATCTGCTTGAGCTGGAAGAAAAATGGGGAGAAAAGTATCCTTTAGTTATAAAATCCTGGCAGAACAATTGGGAAAACTTATCCAGTTATTTTAAGTATTCTGGGCCAGTTAGGAAGCTGATTTACACCACTAATCCAATTGAGGGGTTGCATAGACAAATCAGGAAATTTACTAAAACTAAGGGTTCATTTACTAGTACAAATGCCTTGTACAAACAGGTATATTGTGCTATAAAAAAGGTAGAGCAAAGGTGGATTATGGCTCTCCCTAATTGGGCTTTAACTATGTCTCAACTTGATATTTTCTTTCCAGATAGATTGAAAATTGAGTTGAACTAA
- the argS gene encoding arginine--tRNA ligase — protein sequence MNIFKQISSLISSKLNELKQRGVINTSAENFIVEPPSNRAHGDIYTNVAMVLAKHEKKNPIEIAGILAREFKPFDEVAEVEIASPGFINMHLKIEVWHGILKQINELKTEFGTLNIGNNQAVNVEFVSANPTGPLHIGHARGAVFGDVLANLLKKVGYNVTKEYYINDAGAQIDTLIRSVYLRYKEALGEKISIEKGLYPGEYLKPIGEGLAKKYGKELRAEEDNQIIREYTLSSILELIKEDMSLLGVNHDVFTSEYELRGKIEESIKILSDKGLVYEGYLEKPKGKESENWTSRKEMLFRSTKFGDDVDRALKKEDGSWTYFASDIAYHFDKISRGFNNMIVELGSDHGGYVKRLKAVVSALSDDQAKIEVKLHNIVNFFENEKPVKMSKRSGNFLTARDVVEEVGRDITRFIMLTRKNDMVLDFDFAKVKEQSKDNPIFYVQYAHARAHSLMRNAPKELPTADPSLLKTDGELFLIKTLAKWPDVVEISARLCEPHRITFYLLEVAEAFHVLWGYGKSDLNMRFILENNLNLTAARMFLVQALAHVIASGLSIFNIEPLKEMS from the coding sequence ATGAACATTTTCAAGCAGATTTCCTCTCTAATTTCCAGCAAATTAAATGAGTTGAAACAAAGGGGTGTCATAAATACAAGTGCAGAAAATTTTATTGTGGAACCTCCAAGCAATAGAGCACATGGTGATATTTACACAAATGTTGCTATGGTGCTTGCAAAGCATGAAAAAAAGAATCCAATTGAGATTGCAGGGATCTTAGCAAGAGAATTTAAACCTTTTGATGAAGTTGCAGAAGTGGAAATAGCAAGCCCCGGTTTTATCAATATGCACTTAAAAATAGAAGTGTGGCATGGGATTTTGAAACAAATAAATGAGCTAAAAACAGAGTTTGGCACTCTAAATATTGGAAATAATCAAGCTGTCAATGTTGAATTTGTATCGGCAAATCCAACAGGCCCTCTGCATATTGGTCATGCAAGAGGAGCAGTGTTTGGTGATGTTCTGGCAAATTTACTAAAGAAAGTTGGCTATAATGTTACTAAGGAGTACTATATCAATGATGCTGGAGCACAGATAGATACGCTAATTCGGTCAGTATATTTGCGGTATAAGGAAGCTCTGGGAGAAAAAATTAGCATTGAAAAGGGTTTATACCCAGGTGAATATTTAAAGCCAATAGGAGAGGGATTAGCTAAAAAATATGGCAAGGAGCTTAGAGCAGAGGAAGATAACCAGATAATTAGAGAATATACTTTAAGTTCTATTTTAGAACTCATAAAGGAGGACATGAGCTTGCTTGGAGTAAATCATGATGTCTTTACTTCAGAGTATGAGCTACGTGGCAAAATCGAAGAGAGTATAAAGATATTATCTGACAAGGGTCTAGTGTATGAAGGGTACCTGGAGAAACCAAAAGGCAAAGAAAGTGAAAATTGGACTTCCAGAAAAGAAATGTTATTTCGCTCTACAAAATTTGGCGATGATGTTGACCGCGCATTGAAGAAAGAGGACGGCAGTTGGACTTATTTTGCCTCAGATATCGCTTACCATTTTGATAAGATATCGCGTGGTTTTAACAATATGATCGTAGAGCTTGGTAGTGACCACGGTGGTTATGTCAAAAGGCTAAAAGCAGTCGTCTCTGCGCTCAGTGATGATCAAGCAAAAATAGAGGTAAAACTGCATAATATTGTGAATTTTTTCGAGAATGAAAAACCTGTTAAGATGTCCAAAAGATCAGGAAATTTTCTTACAGCTAGGGATGTAGTGGAAGAGGTTGGCAGGGATATAACTCGTTTTATAATGTTAACACGCAAGAATGATATGGTCTTGGACTTTGATTTTGCTAAAGTTAAAGAACAGTCAAAAGACAACCCTATTTTTTATGTGCAATATGCGCACGCCCGTGCTCATTCGTTAATGCGTAATGCTCCAAAAGAGCTCCCAACAGCAGACCCTTCACTTTTAAAGACAGATGGGGAGCTATTCCTCATAAAAACCTTAGCAAAGTGGCCAGATGTGGTAGAAATATCTGCAAGGCTTTGTGAGCCACATAGAATTACTTTCTACTTACTTGAAGTTGCAGAAGCGTTTCACGTTTTATGGGGATATGGCAAAAGTGATTTAAATATGAGGTTTATACTGGAGAATAACTTAAATCTCACCGCTGCAAGAATGTTTCTCGTCCAAGCCTTAGCACACGTCATTGCTTCTGGACTTTCGATTTTTAATATAGAGCCTTTGAAAGAGATGAGTTAA
- the ubiE gene encoding bifunctional demethylmenaquinone methyltransferase/2-methoxy-6-polyprenyl-1,4-benzoquinol methylase UbiE: MDKSQLVKEVFDSVANCYDIMNDIMSLGMHRLWKEKMVSSVHFKKNSKVLDIAGGTGDIAIRIARGEPSAQVTVCDINQNMLDKGRDKAINSNQLNFNWVCANAESLPFEDSEFDYYTVAFGIRNFSDRKKALSEAYRVLKQNGQFVCLEFAPMHYQNEIFTKFYDLYSFKVIPKIGSIVAKDKGSYEYLVKSIREFPTQTNFKMEIEEVGFKNVEFHNMSYGIVALHIGTK, from the coding sequence ATGGATAAATCACAACTAGTTAAAGAGGTTTTCGATTCTGTAGCAAATTGCTACGACATCATGAATGATATAATGAGTCTTGGAATGCACAGGCTATGGAAAGAGAAGATGGTAAGTAGTGTGCATTTTAAAAAGAACTCCAAGGTTTTGGATATTGCTGGAGGAACCGGAGATATAGCTATAAGAATAGCAAGAGGTGAACCAAGTGCTCAAGTTACAGTATGTGATATAAATCAAAACATGCTGGACAAAGGGCGTGATAAAGCAATAAATTCAAATCAGCTAAATTTCAATTGGGTATGTGCAAATGCAGAGAGCTTACCATTTGAAGATTCTGAATTTGATTATTATACAGTAGCTTTTGGTATTCGAAACTTTTCTGACCGTAAAAAGGCTTTAAGTGAAGCATATAGGGTATTGAAGCAAAATGGACAATTTGTCTGCTTGGAATTTGCCCCTATGCATTATCAAAATGAGATATTCACCAAATTTTATGACTTATACTCATTTAAAGTAATTCCTAAAATTGGCAGCATAGTTGCTAAAGATAAGGGTTCTTATGAATATCTAGTAAAAAGCATAAGAGAATTTCCAACTCAGACTAACTTTAAAATGGAAATTGAAGAGGTAGGCTTTAAGAATGTTGAGTTCCACAATATGAGTTATGGAATAGTAGCATTACATATTGGAACAAAATAA
- the ccmA gene encoding heme ABC exporter ATP-binding protein CcmA, with translation MLECKNLSCARNNKVLFKNLNFKAEPKSKILITGPNGSGKTSLIRSLSGLLPPVSGNIRYYGKDIYDDPKSFISSMVYVGHKNACKDSLTIGENIEFWARIRNTRESVMAAAYCLELQPVFNIRYGELSAGWKRRVALARLLISNANIWLIDEPFCNLDSTTCELVLNLISIRSEQNGTVIITGHSSTEQLCDFKTIDIRDFNRPLV, from the coding sequence ATGCTTGAATGTAAAAATCTATCCTGTGCTCGTAATAACAAAGTATTATTTAAAAACCTCAATTTTAAAGCTGAGCCAAAATCAAAAATCTTAATCACTGGTCCAAATGGTAGCGGCAAAACCAGCTTAATCAGAAGTTTATCTGGACTCTTACCTCCAGTATCAGGCAATATAAGATACTACGGAAAAGACATATATGATGATCCAAAATCCTTTATATCTTCCATGGTTTACGTAGGACATAAAAACGCCTGTAAAGATAGCTTAACAATTGGTGAAAACATAGAATTCTGGGCAAGAATACGGAACACTAGAGAATCAGTTATGGCAGCTGCTTATTGTTTAGAGTTGCAACCTGTATTTAACATTAGATATGGTGAACTTTCTGCAGGCTGGAAAAGAAGAGTTGCGCTTGCCCGCCTTTTAATTTCTAATGCAAATATCTGGCTGATAGATGAACCTTTCTGTAATCTTGATAGCACAACATGTGAATTAGTATTGAACCTAATCTCAATACGCTCTGAGCAGAACGGTACAGTAATTATTACAGGACATAGCTCTACAGAACAATTGTGTGACTTCAAGACAATCGACATACGTGATTTTAACAGACCTCTTGTATAA
- the secG gene encoding preprotein translocase subunit SecG — translation MSVTVLSVLQIILVVVLVILVLLQPPGSSSLSGFSNSQQGMNSIIPIKSSENPLSRITSIVAGLFIINTLLLSGLCSKDVHKKSIAEKIISEKKQEGQSTSVPFEN, via the coding sequence ATGTCAGTAACAGTACTTAGTGTACTTCAAATAATATTAGTTGTTGTATTGGTAATTTTAGTGCTCCTGCAGCCACCTGGAAGTAGTTCATTAAGTGGCTTTAGTAATTCACAACAGGGAATGAATTCAATAATTCCGATAAAGTCTTCTGAAAATCCACTCAGTAGAATAACTTCTATAGTTGCTGGGCTGTTCATTATAAATACACTGTTACTATCAGGATTATGTTCAAAAGATGTACATAAAAAATCAATTGCAGAGAAGATTATATCAGAAAAGAAGCAAGAAGGCCAATCAACTTCTGTTCCATTTGAAAATTAA
- a CDS encoding Bcr/CflA family efflux MFS transporter: MILSVAVVDMATDLYSVALPSIANYFKVKGNIAQLTISLNLVGVAISGLIYGPLSDYYGRRLIMLIGMAIFTLASIVCCIADNIILLILIRFIQGAGAGVAGVVGYAAIRDMYSGSEYSRVISKLNMVVALSPGIAPVVGSYIISHGYSWKFLFFIISLAAIIMLIFIYLKLQETLTVNKSKASINIFKQYILIFKNYRFLGFSAIHGLTFMWLWAYIANYPFIFESMGVEVQYFGYLISIIVIFYIIGTLINRRYVPKIGVSKMLIIGLVLPMISDGLLVYFYLTNKLSVLILQVTWIPSNIGLALVISNNVTSALETVKSIGLGSAVLSFCNMMFGAVGIYIVGKFFSYGILPNLLLTVVCSIIAILIYSLLKYTEKHEG; the protein is encoded by the coding sequence ATGATATTATCTGTAGCAGTTGTTGATATGGCAACAGACTTATACTCAGTTGCATTGCCAAGTATTGCCAACTATTTTAAGGTGAAAGGTAATATAGCGCAGCTTACGATCAGTTTAAATTTAGTAGGAGTTGCAATATCTGGATTAATTTATGGGCCACTGTCAGACTATTATGGTAGGCGCCTAATAATGCTGATTGGCATGGCAATTTTTACTTTGGCAAGTATTGTATGTTGCATAGCTGATAATATTATACTTTTAATATTAATCCGTTTTATACAAGGAGCAGGAGCTGGTGTTGCAGGCGTTGTCGGATATGCAGCAATCAGGGATATGTACTCAGGTAGTGAATACTCAAGAGTAATCTCAAAGTTAAATATGGTAGTAGCACTTTCACCTGGAATAGCTCCAGTGGTAGGCAGTTATATAATTTCACATGGTTATAGTTGGAAGTTTTTGTTTTTTATCATATCACTTGCCGCAATTATTATGCTCATTTTTATTTACTTGAAGCTACAAGAAACGCTGACCGTAAATAAAAGTAAAGCCAGTATTAATATCTTCAAGCAGTATATATTAATATTTAAGAATTATCGTTTCCTTGGGTTTTCAGCCATTCATGGATTAACTTTCATGTGGCTTTGGGCATACATTGCTAACTACCCGTTCATATTTGAATCAATGGGCGTTGAAGTACAATATTTTGGCTATCTCATATCAATCATAGTTATATTTTACATAATTGGAACTTTAATTAATAGAAGGTACGTACCAAAAATAGGAGTGAGCAAGATGTTAATAATAGGTTTGGTATTACCGATGATATCGGATGGTTTATTGGTATATTTTTATCTCACAAACAAGTTAAGTGTACTTATTCTTCAAGTTACTTGGATTCCGAGCAATATCGGGCTTGCACTCGTAATCAGCAATAACGTAACTTCTGCTTTAGAAACGGTCAAAAGTATAGGGCTTGGTAGTGCAGTTCTCTCATTTTGCAATATGATGTTTGGGGCTGTTGGAATATACATAGTAGGAAAATTCTTTTCTTATGGCATTTTACCAAATTTACTATTAACAGTTGTATGTTCTATAATTGCAATTCTTATATATAGTTTACTTAAATATACTGAAAAACACGAAGGATAA
- a CDS encoding nucleoside deaminase, protein MELAIEQAKLAQKDGEVPIGAVIVNGNNIISSAHNISNDPTAHAEMLTIRQAFSTSTLYEAEMYVTLEPCPMCAQAISFAKIKRLYFGAYNPKGGGVENGTRIFQFCNHIPEVYGGILETKCSLLLKDFFEKLRT, encoded by the coding sequence ATGGAACTTGCCATAGAGCAAGCAAAACTTGCTCAGAAAGATGGCGAAGTGCCAATAGGCGCTGTAATAGTTAATGGAAACAATATCATCTCCTCTGCACACAATATATCTAATGATCCAACTGCACATGCAGAAATGTTAACAATTAGACAAGCATTTTCAACTTCCACGCTTTATGAAGCTGAAATGTACGTAACGTTAGAGCCGTGCCCGATGTGCGCTCAAGCTATCTCTTTTGCAAAAATTAAACGTCTGTACTTCGGGGCTTACAATCCCAAAGGTGGAGGAGTTGAAAACGGCACTAGAATATTTCAATTCTGTAACCACATACCTGAAGTTTATGGTGGAATATTAGAAACAAAATGTTCTCTTTTGTTAAAAGATTTCTTTGAGAAATTGAGAACTTAG
- a CDS encoding gamma carbonic anhydrase family protein, with protein MSYHILKYKDYEPKMDESSFIADGVRIIGNVEIGRNASIWFNCVIRGDVGSIKIGDETNIQDGTVIHVDRNPGGDTIIGSMVTVGHFCVLHACTIHDKAFIGMGSVIMDHAIVESEAMVAAGSLVTHGKVIKSGEVWAGRPAQFFKKMSDEEIKHITQSAQNYIMLMKEYKAIC; from the coding sequence ATGAGCTATCACATTTTAAAATACAAAGATTATGAACCAAAAATGGATGAAAGTTCTTTTATCGCAGATGGTGTGCGTATCATAGGTAACGTTGAAATAGGAAGGAATGCGAGTATCTGGTTTAATTGTGTGATCAGAGGAGATGTTGGATCAATCAAAATAGGTGATGAAACGAATATTCAAGATGGCACCGTAATTCATGTAGATAGAAATCCAGGCGGTGATACGATTATTGGTAGTATGGTGACGGTTGGACATTTTTGTGTGTTACATGCATGCACGATACATGATAAAGCATTTATTGGTATGGGCTCTGTTATAATGGATCATGCGATTGTGGAATCTGAAGCTATGGTAGCTGCTGGCTCACTGGTAACGCATGGGAAAGTGATAAAAAGTGGTGAAGTATGGGCTGGCAGGCCAGCACAATTCTTCAAAAAAATGTCAGATGAGGAAATTAAACATATTACACAATCTGCACAAAATTATATCATGCTGATGAAAGAATATAAAGCTATATGCTAG
- a CDS encoding ABC transporter ATP-binding protein, with protein MQSNIKQLFYYIKPSLHYFTVAFIAVLFSALTILLFGRGLSNIIDSGAEHNFTTNLLVAILIVLGISLTAFIRLYFIGIGSEKVIARIRYDLYSSITDLQPSFFENTGVQDVISALITDTSALQSIINSSLLTILRNAVVLTGSVAMLLYTNLHLTAYAAAIIPILLIVMTSLGKKVRNYARFAQDKLSELASFSEENFRSIVTIKSFVLEENEKIHFQKHLNSVSKSYVKLVLLRAILVTLVITCVIGSLVVLLFLGIKEVLSNNMTIGELSSFVFYSALAAGAVNNLSDNISDLQRGLGIVERLFEFMNMKSSILDNDNPIRINSVQKGISFNDVTFFYADKPALNNVSFSIEAGQSVSIVGPSGSGKSTILKLLLRFHDPSEGSITIDGQNIKTIALNDLRSLFGLVPQDHMIFSCSIMENILYGKPDAEYEEVKQAAISAYAMEFIDKLPDKFDTFVGKRGLKLSEGQKQRIIIARAILKNPQVLILDEATSALDYKSESLVQKALSKLMQNRTTIIITHRLSTALKTDKIIVINCGKVEEVGTHDSLMNKDGLYAKLVKI; from the coding sequence ATGCAATCTAACATTAAGCAGTTATTTTACTATATAAAACCTAGTTTACATTATTTTACCGTAGCGTTTATTGCAGTTCTATTTTCAGCTTTAACGATTCTTCTTTTTGGTAGGGGCTTAAGCAACATAATTGATTCTGGCGCAGAGCATAATTTTACTACTAATCTATTAGTTGCAATACTGATAGTTTTAGGCATCTCTCTCACTGCATTTATTCGGTTATATTTCATTGGCATTGGAAGCGAAAAAGTTATCGCAAGAATCAGATATGACTTATATAGCAGTATTACTGATTTACAACCAAGTTTCTTTGAGAATACAGGTGTGCAAGATGTTATCTCAGCACTCATTACTGATACCTCTGCATTGCAATCGATAATAAACAGCAGCTTATTGACAATATTGAGGAATGCAGTGGTACTAACTGGTAGTGTTGCAATGCTGTTATACACAAATCTACATTTAACCGCATATGCAGCTGCAATAATACCTATACTGCTCATTGTCATGACTTCACTTGGGAAAAAAGTACGCAATTATGCACGCTTTGCTCAGGATAAATTAAGTGAGCTTGCATCATTTAGTGAGGAAAATTTTAGATCTATAGTAACTATCAAATCGTTTGTACTCGAAGAAAATGAAAAAATCCATTTTCAGAAACATCTAAACTCAGTATCAAAATCATACGTAAAATTAGTACTCTTGCGTGCTATTTTAGTAACTCTAGTTATCACGTGTGTGATAGGTTCGCTAGTTGTTTTGCTTTTTTTGGGAATAAAAGAAGTCTTAAGTAATAATATGACCATTGGAGAACTCTCCTCATTTGTGTTTTATTCAGCACTTGCTGCAGGGGCTGTAAACAATCTAAGCGATAACATCAGTGATTTGCAACGAGGTCTTGGAATTGTAGAGCGTTTATTTGAATTTATGAACATGAAAAGCTCTATATTAGATAATGATAATCCTATAAGGATCAATAGTGTTCAAAAAGGAATTTCGTTTAACGATGTAACATTTTTTTATGCTGATAAGCCAGCATTAAATAACGTATCATTTTCTATAGAGGCAGGCCAATCAGTATCAATTGTTGGACCATCTGGCAGTGGCAAGAGCACCATTTTAAAGCTTTTGCTCCGTTTTCACGATCCAAGTGAAGGCAGTATTACTATCGATGGACAGAATATTAAGACAATTGCGCTAAATGATCTAAGATCGCTGTTTGGCTTAGTACCACAAGATCACATGATATTTTCTTGCTCAATAATGGAAAATATACTATATGGTAAACCAGATGCTGAATATGAAGAGGTGAAGCAAGCAGCTATCAGTGCGTATGCAATGGAATTTATTGATAAGCTGCCGGATAAATTTGATACATTTGTAGGAAAAAGAGGACTAAAGCTTTCCGAAGGACAAAAGCAACGTATTATAATAGCAAGAGCAATACTGAAAAATCCTCAGGTTTTAATACTGGATGAAGCAACTTCCGCCCTCGACTATAAAAGTGAAAGCCTAGTGCAAAAAGCACTTAGCAAGTTGATGCAAAACAGAACAACAATTATAATTACGCACAGGCTATCAACCGCACTCAAAACTGACAAGATTATAGTGATTAATTGCGGGAAAGTGGAAGAAGTTGGTACTCATGATTCTCTAATGAATAAAGATGGGCTGTATGCAAAATTGGTGAAGATATAG
- a CDS encoding CTP synthase yields the protein MKETKFIFVTGGVVSSLGKGLVASSVGALLQAHGFNVRIRKLDPYLNIDPGTMSPAQHGEVFVTEDGAETDLDLGHYERFTKIKATKDDNITTGKVYNKLLKKERCGDYLGKTVQIIPHVTDLIKSFIFNGTEDLDFVICEIGGTVGDIESQPFLEAIRQVNYKLGKQKVILIHLTLIPYLTAAQELKTKPTQHSVRELNSAGLQPDIILCRSEKEISDNQKEKIANLCNVSLSNVIPAPDVNHIYELPSLYNQCGLGTQILDHFHLSKPKPSLPEWDQIVHSMKHPTQEVIVSIVGKYTEFPDAYKSLIEALNHGAISNKARVKINWVNSREENGKSIDAKFIREKLQSSNSVLVPGGFGDNGIEGKILAINYARVNNIPFLGICLGMQLAVIEFARNVIKLEDVHSEEFYTCKHPIIKLADGKNVDLGGTMRLGTYKCNVNPNSKMANVYSSVTISERHRHRYIVNLDYKNNLEENGMICSGISEDKTCIEAVELKNHSWFIGVQFHPEFQSRPFSPHPLFTSFIKATIDNRV from the coding sequence ATGAAAGAAACCAAGTTTATCTTTGTTACAGGTGGAGTTGTTTCATCACTTGGTAAGGGTTTAGTTGCTTCAAGTGTGGGAGCACTTCTTCAAGCTCATGGATTCAATGTTCGCATCAGAAAGCTTGACCCATATCTCAACATTGATCCTGGAACAATGAGCCCAGCTCAGCACGGGGAAGTATTTGTTACTGAGGATGGTGCTGAAACTGATTTAGACCTTGGACATTACGAGCGTTTTACTAAAATTAAAGCAACCAAGGACGACAATATAACAACTGGTAAAGTATATAATAAATTATTAAAGAAGGAAAGGTGTGGTGATTATCTAGGCAAAACTGTGCAAATCATTCCTCATGTGACAGATTTAATCAAATCTTTCATTTTTAATGGTACAGAAGATTTAGATTTTGTAATATGCGAAATAGGCGGAACCGTAGGTGATATTGAAAGCCAACCGTTTTTGGAAGCTATACGCCAAGTTAATTATAAACTAGGAAAGCAAAAAGTTATCCTTATTCACTTAACTTTAATACCATATCTCACTGCAGCACAAGAATTAAAGACAAAACCGACACAGCATTCAGTTCGAGAGTTAAACTCTGCGGGGTTACAACCAGATATTATATTATGTCGCAGTGAAAAAGAAATTTCCGATAATCAAAAAGAAAAGATAGCCAATCTTTGCAATGTTTCTTTATCTAACGTAATACCTGCTCCTGATGTAAACCATATATACGAGTTACCGTCCTTGTATAATCAATGTGGGCTCGGGACACAAATTTTGGATCACTTTCACTTAAGTAAGCCAAAACCAAGCTTACCTGAATGGGACCAAATAGTACACTCTATGAAACATCCAACACAAGAAGTTATCGTTTCCATAGTAGGAAAATATACTGAATTTCCTGACGCATATAAATCACTGATTGAAGCATTAAACCATGGTGCAATTAGTAATAAAGCTAGAGTGAAGATAAATTGGGTCAACTCAAGAGAAGAGAATGGAAAATCTATAGATGCAAAGTTTATCAGAGAAAAATTACAAAGCTCTAATTCAGTCCTTGTTCCAGGAGGATTTGGTGATAATGGAATAGAAGGTAAAATATTAGCAATAAACTATGCCCGTGTAAATAACATTCCTTTTTTAGGAATATGTCTTGGTATGCAGCTTGCAGTGATTGAATTTGCTCGTAACGTTATTAAGCTTGAAGATGTACACTCTGAAGAATTTTATACTTGCAAACACCCAATCATCAAGCTCGCTGATGGTAAGAACGTTGATCTTGGTGGAACCATGAGACTTGGAACATACAAGTGTAATGTAAATCCAAATTCAAAAATGGCAAATGTGTATAGTAGTGTCACTATTTCAGAAAGACACAGACACAGATATATAGTTAATTTAGATTATAAAAATAACTTAGAAGAGAATGGAATGATATGCAGTGGTATATCAGAAGATAAAACATGCATAGAGGCAGTGGAGCTAAAAAATCACTCATGGTTTATTGGTGTGCAATTTCATCCAGAATTTCAATCAAGACCATTTTCTCCTCATCCTCTCTTTACATCATTTATTAAGGCAACTATTGACAATAGAGTTTAA